A region from the Thalassophryne amazonica chromosome 2, fThaAma1.1, whole genome shotgun sequence genome encodes:
- the LOC117503719 gene encoding homeodomain-interacting protein kinase 1-like, whose amino-acid sequence MDKLHKGSVSNPSKDGLIGCDNGSNQHPNEYEGAVGCDQLGAVVSDFYIDIDDTLDDPRFQEVKDSSSIISSYAHQYKVGDLLGNGTFGQVFKCVELQNGTPVAIKFQNLETAQHEFDMMETILHYLTDPQRYHLIHCCDYFQHGPKYCLVYELLDKSLWDVLNERRFFYMYEIRPIMHQLLVALQVLEWIGIIHCDIKDDNIMFVNLKEEPLRVKLIDFGCAKYASEVEAGMKCQPVSLRAPEVILGLKFTTAIDMWSLGLIMVSMLIGCYLFYATYEYDLLKLIIETLGQPPTDLLNNAKYAKTFFKKDGDVWRFKTAEEYEASGQHIDVELKRSFRNLDEIKDCYTVDNCVEYQDLCDIIDLLQKMLKVDPRERITPSEALQHNYITMQEVEKTLSYLQHCLDSKVLCATDQCLDSKDEHTANVSSNTGLTSGSFDTVPGSDHHNNDRVMLDKSKTVFHSLRISDCTRNDFISSEQSTIVPTFHRQTSLVSEPIKDNLTSKGRRENMNKLHKGSVSDPSKDGLIGL is encoded by the coding sequence ATGGATAAGCTGCATAAAGGTTCAGTTAGCAATCCTTCCAAAGACGGCCTTATTGGCTGTGATAATGGCAGCAATCAACACCCTAATGAGTATGAAGGAGCTGTGGGATGTGACCAACTTGGTGCTGTTGTGTCTGACTTCTACATTGACATAGATGACACTCTTGATGATCCAAGATTCCAAGAAGTCAAGGATTCCAGCAGTATCATTTCCAGCTATGCCCATCAGTACAAAGTGGGGGACCTACTAGGAAACGGAACTTTTGGCCAAGTGTTTAAATGCGTTGAACTACAAAATGGAACTCCAGTTGCTATCAAGTTTCAAAACCTTGAAACGGCTCAACATGAGTTTGATATGATGGAAACAATCTTGCATTATCTTACTGACCCTCAGAGATATCATTTGATTCATTGTTGCGACTACTTCCAACATGGTCCAAAATATTGCCTCGTCTATGAGTTGTTGGACAAGAGTCTTTGGGATGTTCTGAATGAGAGGAGATTCTTCTACATGTATGAAATAAGGCCCATCATGCATCAGCTGCTTGTGGCCCTACAAGTCCTTGAATGGATTGGCATAATTCACTGTGACATCAAAGATGACAATATTATGTTTGTAAACCTTAAAGAGGAACCATTAAGGGTCAAGTTAATTGATTTTGGGTGTGCCAAATATGCATCAGAAGTAGAAGCTGGCATGAAGTGTCAACCTGTATCATTAAGGGCTCCAGAGGTGATCCTGGGCCTGAAATTCACAACGGCCATTGATATGTGGTCTCTAGGTTTGATCATGGTATCCATGCTCATAGGGTGTTACCTGTTCTATGCAACCTATGAATATGATTTGCTCAAGCTTATCATAGAAACTCTAGGACAGCCACCAACGGACCTTCTGAATAATGCAAAGTATGCTAAGACTTTCTTTAAGAAAGATGGGGATGTCTGGAGGTTCAAAACGGCAGAAGAATATGAAGCCTCAGGACAGCACATAGATGTTGAGCTAAAACGCTCGTTCAGAAATCTCGATGAGATAAAAGACTGTTATACTGTTGATAATTGTGTGGAGTATCAAGACCTGTGTGACATTATAGACCTGCTGCAGAAAATGCTGAAGGTGGATCCCAGAGAGAGAATTACACCATCAGAGGCTCTACAGCATAACTACATCACCATGCAGGAAGTGGAGAAAACTCTTTCTTATCTTCAACACTGTTTGGACTCTAAGGTTCTCTGTGCAACGGATCAGTGTCTGGATTCCAAAGATGAACACACTGCCAATGTTTCCAGCAACACAGGTTTAACTAGTGGTAGCTTTGACACAGTGCCAGGCTCTGACCACCACAACAATGACAGAGTTATGCTTGACAAAAGCAAAACTGTATTTCACTCTCTCAGAATCAGTGACTGCACAAGAAACGATTTTATCTCCTCTGAGCAGAGTACAATTGTACCCACATTTCATAGGCAAACATCATTGGTCAGTGAACCCATCAAAGACAACCTCACATCCAAAGGCAGACGTGAGAACATGAATAAGCTGCATAAAGGTTCAGTTAGCGATCCTTCCAAAGACGGCCTTATTGGACTGTGA